From the Candidatus Eremiobacteraceae bacterium genome, one window contains:
- a CDS encoding peptidylprolyl isomerase, which yields MTKRFVIAAGALLASASLLAASPSPTPSSSASPQPAATRGMSAPTPSLPDSSPYGQIGKLERNRKTTPSQLEPFLKSSDPAVVARAALAIGRLRNVAGVPLLTPLLSPSQPENVRAAAAFGLGVIASADALPALRTAALHGSPLVAGTAADSLGRIGGSSAVETLSDLLSSGDAFVRGKAAIGLGESGFAAKPQISQMLKATTGKLLDNSFSTERDPETRWRMAWAIYRSYFDTNPGLLRTMLADQQELVRMYAVKAIGRLKDKSFIVAVRLLAKDPSWRVRVEVSNVLSAMGDNTFVDTRPPAVPPDDQVEPKPLPSGAPIGDHPQVAIVANKGVIVVELFPDAAPYHVDAFLRLVDAGFYNNSLLDRVIPNFVIQGGNPDAGKTTGSGGPGFNVPDEVNPIEQLTGMISLGLDYKGSSPIFDSGGSQYYITESPQLHLDEYFTTFGRVVKGLSVVYAVTKHDPNDTRIPSDIVARMYRCEPVTPQTPDVEEMLRTVEVRYNPR from the coding sequence ATGACCAAGCGGTTCGTTATCGCCGCAGGCGCTCTTCTGGCGTCTGCTTCGCTGCTGGCGGCATCGCCGTCGCCGACGCCGAGCTCGAGCGCATCGCCGCAACCGGCGGCGACGCGCGGCATGTCAGCGCCGACTCCGAGCCTGCCGGACAGTTCACCGTACGGTCAGATCGGCAAGCTCGAGCGCAACCGCAAGACGACGCCAAGCCAACTCGAACCGTTCCTCAAGTCCAGCGATCCGGCGGTCGTGGCGCGCGCCGCGCTCGCGATCGGACGGCTGCGCAACGTCGCCGGCGTACCGCTGCTGACGCCGTTGCTGTCGCCCTCACAACCTGAGAACGTGCGCGCGGCCGCGGCATTCGGCCTCGGCGTGATCGCGTCGGCAGATGCGCTGCCCGCGTTGCGCACGGCGGCGCTGCATGGTTCGCCGCTGGTCGCGGGCACGGCGGCCGATTCGCTCGGCCGCATCGGCGGCAGCAGCGCGGTCGAAACGCTTTCGGATCTTCTGTCCAGCGGCGACGCCTTCGTGCGCGGCAAGGCGGCGATCGGCTTGGGCGAATCGGGCTTCGCCGCCAAACCCCAGATCTCGCAGATGCTCAAGGCGACCACAGGCAAGCTGCTCGACAACTCGTTCAGCACCGAGCGCGACCCGGAGACGCGCTGGCGCATGGCGTGGGCCATCTACCGCAGTTACTTCGACACCAACCCGGGCTTGCTGCGCACGATGCTCGCCGATCAGCAAGAACTGGTGCGCATGTATGCGGTCAAAGCGATCGGGCGGCTCAAAGACAAGTCGTTCATCGTCGCGGTGCGGCTGCTGGCGAAAGATCCCTCGTGGCGCGTGCGCGTGGAAGTCTCCAACGTGCTCAGCGCGATGGGCGACAACACGTTCGTGGACACGCGCCCGCCGGCCGTTCCTCCAGACGATCAAGTCGAACCCAAGCCGCTGCCGTCCGGCGCACCGATCGGCGACCATCCGCAAGTGGCCATCGTCGCCAACAAAGGCGTGATCGTGGTCGAGCTGTTCCCCGATGCGGCGCCGTACCACGTCGACGCGTTCTTGCGCCTCGTCGACGCCGGCTTCTATAACAACTCGCTGCTCGATCGCGTGATCCCCAACTTCGTGATCCAGGGCGGCAATCCGGACGCCGGCAAGACGACGGGCAGCGGCGGCCCGGGCTTCAACGTGCCAGACGAGGTCAACCCGATCGAGCAGCTCACCGGCATGATCTCGCTCGGCCTTGACTATAAAGGTTCATCGCCGATCTTCGACTCGGGCGGCAGCCAATATTACATCACCGAGTCGCCGCAGCTGCATCTCGACGAGTACTTCACGACGTTCGGGCGCGTGGTCAAGGGCTTATCGGTGGTCTACGCGGTCACCAAACACGACCCCAACGACACTAGGATCCCGTCCGATATCGTCGCTCGCATGTATCGCTGCGAGCCGGTCACGCCGCAGACTCCTGACGTCGAGGAGATGCTGCGCACGGTCGAAGTCCGCTACAACCCGCGCTAG